The following is a genomic window from Theobroma cacao cultivar B97-61/B2 chromosome 10, Criollo_cocoa_genome_V2, whole genome shotgun sequence.
TGTAAATGTAAGATACAAGAGTCTTCCAACCAACTGTGTATACACAGTACCATCCTTTAATTGTTCATCATCCGTAGCCTTGGTCATCTTATGATGATATTCGATCGGCGTAGTTACTGGTTTAGACCCCAATAAATCATATTCCACTAAAAGGTCAAAAGTATATTTTCtttgacaaagaaaaattCCTTTGCTTGATCTTGCTACCTCCCATCCAAGAAAATACTTGAGTTTCCCTAAGTCCTTAAGTTTGAAGTTAGAACTCAAGTAGTCTTTAACTTCATTAGTGAGAGTCATTAAAGTGCTACCaatcacaatgtcatctacATATACCAACAAGGTAATGAATTCCCCATCTTGAGTGTTCTTGGTAAATAAAGAATAGTCAGCTTCATACTGTTGGAAACCATATGCTAGTAAACAAGTagtaaatttcaaattccacTGCCATGACTCTTGTTTAAGTCCATACAATGACTTATTCAACTTACACACCATCTTACTACTTGTATAACACTCCTCCTAAAGATGATACCCTTGTGGCAGCTCCATAAAGACAGTCTCATTTAAATCCCCATTCAAGAAAGTATTATTAATATCAAGCTGAGTAAGAAACCAACCTTTTATGGCTGCCAATGCCAAAAACAGTCGCACAATAGTGTGTTTTACCACGAGACTGAATGTTTCTTGATAATCAAATCCTACCTTTTGATTATAACCCTTGGCTACCAATCGTGCTTTATATCTTTCAATAGTACCATCTGCATGTAACTTAACTTTATAGACCCATTTACATCTAATGGCATGACAGTTAGGAGGTAAAGGAATTACTATCCATGTCCCATTTGCCTCTAAAGCATCTAACTCACATTTCATGGCCTATCTCCATTAAGCATGTTTTACAGCTTGATGATAATAAGTGGGTTCAGGTATATGAGAAAAGGCTACTGTAAAAGCTTTAAGATCGGGTGAAAGTTGATTACTGGTCAAAAATTTAGTAATGGGATGTTTGGTAACAAGATTGGCTTGTGAAAGAAGAGTACAATGATAGGCTTCAAGGTATTTTGGTGGGTGTCTTTGTCTAGTGCTTTTTCTAAGGGTGGAAGGAGAATTAGAAGATTGAGGTTCATCAACAGGTAAAACTGTAGGTATACTCAAATCAGGCAGGTTAGTACTAGAAATAGAATTGTCTTCTAAAGAactaaaattatcaataataGGACCAGAAGAATTATCAACAACAGGATCAGAAGAATTATCATCAATGGGAGCAACAGGATTATCAACAGAAACATGTGGAATAGTGTGATCAACAAGAAATGTGTCTTGAACAACAAAAGGATGAATAGGTGAATGACCAACATGGGTAGAAGGAAATTCAGAATCAGAATGCGAGACAGATTGATGTTGTTGAAAAGGAAAGATTGATTCATGAAATATAACATTCCTGGAAATAAAGACACTATGTGTAACTACATCATAAAGCTTACAACCTTTAATACCCACTGGATATCCTTAAAAATGCATTTCTAGCCCtaagttcaaatttttttctgtTGTGTGATAAAGTTGAAGCAAAACATAAGGAACCAAAGACTTTAAGATATGAATATGAAGGAGGTTTatgaaaaagtttttcaaaaagtGTTTGATTATGTAAAACTGGAGTGGGTACCCTATTTATGATATGAGCAGCAACTAAAACAACATCacctcaaaattttaaaagaagattAGCTTGAAATAAGAGTGATTTAGCTACTACTAGTAAATGTTGACGTTTTCTTTCGACAATGCCATTTTGTTGAGGGGTCTCAACACAAGAAAGTTGGTGCACAATTCCCTTAgaactaaaaaaattagtgAGATTAAACTCTGAACCATTATctgaatttatttgtttaatagATACATTGAATTGATTCAAAATCAGATTATAAAATGCGGGTAAAATCATGGAAACTTCTGATttatgtttcattaaaaaaaaatccatgtAAACCTagtatatatatcaacaaCAGTAAGAAAAAATCTATGTCCTGAAATTGTAGAGAATTCATATGGGCCCCAAATATCAACATTTATTAGCTCAAAAGCATATGTAACATTAGGTACATGAGTTGGAAAAGGAagccttttttgttttgcaagtGGACATATgtcataaagaaaattttttgtacATGAAACATCAGGAAAATCTTGatgaatttgttttattttcttgggtGGAATGTGCCCTAATCTAAAGTGCCACAAATCAAAAACAGTTGACAAACTAGTACAAGTATTTATAGAATGAAAAACAACATTTCTGTCCTTTTGAAATTATGCAATTAATTATGCATCCAACTCCTTTTGTAACAGATATAAGCTATCCCTCACTCTAGCACCCCCGGTCACTTTTCAGGAAGTTAGATCCTGTATGATGCAGTATGAAtctgtaaaaaataaatgttgttTTTGACATTTTGCTAGTTTGTTAACAGAAATCAAATTGAACTTAAAACTTGGTACACATAAAACATTGTCTAAAaacaaatttcttaattttacaATGCCTATATGAGATATCAAAACACTGGTTTTATTTGGCAATTgtacaaatttattttgaacttTCCTATAggcaataaaatattttagattaCAGGCTATATGATCAGTAGCACTAGTATCAAGTATCCAGGTATCATAAAAGGAACATATTAGAACAACAGTATTATTCACAAAGGGATATGAATATGAAACATTAGAAAGACAATAAGAAAGATTAGAAAACTTACCTGCCATGGTTGAATTCACAAAAGCAGTTTTACTCTGTTGATTTTGATGTTGTAGGAATATCATGATAAGTTGTTAATGGTTGCTCATTGATGGGAGACATGAGTTTGTGAATTTGATCCTTAGAGAGACTAATTTGAGACATTGGACCATTGATAGCCTCATCTCCAACTTCATTGGCTTGAACCGAAGAAATCATATTATTGGTAGAAGAAGATTGGCTTTTTCGAGTACTGGCACTAGATCTGTTCTTAGTGAACTTATAGTCTGCAGGAAAACTAATCAATCGataacatttttcctttaagTGCCCCTTCTGTCCACAGTGTGAACATACAAGGCCGGACTTCCTCTTAGGTTTTTCACCAGTAACAACAAACATAGTAGCAGTCTCACTCAATGGTTGAGTCATGATATGAAAATTCCTTTGATTCTCCTCTCTAAGAACCAGATTATATGCCTCATCCAAAGATGgaaaaggtttcatcataatgaTCTGTGACCTTAAGGCAAAGAAGCAATCATTCAGACTATTTAAAAATCGAAACACATTATCTTTAGAAATCTGatcaacaaaaacctaaaaacCTTCACCAGTACATTTAGGTAAAGGACGAAAATTACGAATCTATTCCTAAACAGTATTCAGTTCAGTAAAATACAGATCAACTAATCTATTTCCTTGAGCAATACCATTGAGCGTGTGTTGCAAATTACAAATCCTAACATCATCTGGTAATGAAAACCTCCGCTTTAGGGTTTCTCAGATTTAAGCCGCATTGCTCACATAAAAGACAGTAGAAACGATTGACGGAGTTAAAGACTCAAGTAACCAGGCAACAATTAGGTTATTGCATCGCATCCATGCCATATACAGTTTATCAGTAACTAAAGGTTGAGTAATTGTACCATCAATAAACCCTAGCTTATTGCGAATGGATAGGGTAAGGTTAAAAGACCTACTCCATGCTGAATAATTGTTTGAAGTAAGCTTTAAAGTGATAGAAACTGAGCCATGATGATCTAAATGATGCACGAAATAAACAGAATGTGGATCGTCCAAAGGTGAGATCACATGTGTTGAACCAACTAAGTTGGCCATGGTAGAAATATTGGAAAGTAAATCCATTGAATTGGTTACGGTGGAAATGCCAAAAGAAATCttgaaaagtaaatttttCTATGAAGTCAAGAAATTTGCAAATCTACAACAAtaatcaagaaaaacaaatctGGACAAGAAAACCTAATAAAggtcaagaaaaattaaaaaatcgaTTGATTGAGAAACTAGATCtgcaagaaaattaaaaaattagatCAAGAAACCCAGGTCGatgctttgataccatgtGAAAGATCTAGAAATCCATGGAATTAAAGAACACGATTTGGGATTGTGAAGAATCTGGAAATTCATTCATCAGTAAAATGAGAAGACTAGTTATTTATAGTGCTGGGAAGTTTGTAATATAGCAAAAACATAAAggccaaaaatgtaaaattgaCTAAACTAAAGTAACATATTTACAACAATAACATTAAGACAAAAGTAACTATCAACTAtacttattttataaaataaatttatactcTTCACCATTAGCCTCTCTAAGAATTTTCTTGACCTTCCATTCcctcattttccttttaatcCCTTACAAGACGAAATCTTCCCTCCTCGACCTCCATGGAGTGCCCTTGGGGTTTTGGACCCCATAATCTAGCTAACTGTATTGCTTGATTCACTCTCCACAATCAACTCGTGATTCTCTGCCCATTTAGAAGCTATAAATAACTTGAAAGCCTTTTTGATAGTAAGCACCTCTACCTTATTAACCTTAGAGACCCTTATGGATTTTGAGAACATTACCTTAACAGCTCCTTCCTCCTTCTTCGTTACTTAAAACCCCACCAATATTGACTTGGCTCGGTCTTCCCTAGCTGCTTCATCCACATTAAACTTAAGCCAACCTTTACAGGTGGATCCCAAATGGACTTTCATCTCTCCTTAGCCCTTTAAATAAGAAGCCCACCAATTTTTGAATGTCTAATCATCTCCTCAATTTTTGGAACTTCATTTGGCCATTTTGCCATTGCCGAACATGCAACCCTTACCCTAATTAAATCAAGGCATTGATTACCATCTTAAATCTTAtcctaaaaaattatttcatttctcATATGCAAAATAAACCAAACGATCGCGAAAAAAGCCAATCGCCACACCTCCTTATACCCCGTGTGCACAAGATCATTCCaatcaaaaaagaattaaagtgCATTAATCAGAGTCGCCCAACTAAGGCTTTACTAACTAACCCAACCGGCTCAAGTCCACCAACTCTCCATGCATTCGAAGAATAGATGGTCTAACAACTCTTATATTTCCTTGCATATGACTCATATTGTCGAGTCAGACCTTAATAAGTTTCTTTTTACCAATTCAACTTTGACTACTACTCTGCTTCTCAAGACTCTCTAATAGAAGATCTCCACTTTCATTGGAGCTACTTTTTGCCACACCCTTTTCAAATAGCCGCATAAAGCCCTATTCCTCAAGGCCATGGATCTGCAGTATGAGCTAATTAACTATTCCTTACTCGAGCTCCATTTCTAGATCACCTCATCCTCATACTTTTCCACCACTGGGTGCTGATTAATAACTTACATCAATTACCCCCACTGCTCTTCTTCCCACCCAAACAAATTTTGCCTCAACTCCACACTCCATTGCTACTCATTACCAACCCACTGTTTGTATCCTTTCTCCTTGCCTACCTTATTGATTGCAAAAGAATAAATTCTATGAAAGGtatttttaagaataaaaCCCTTAACCCATTCATCGCTCTAGAAATGCAACCAATCCTCCGTACTTAAAATGAGACCTATCCTCTCTCGAATTACCGAACTTCCTTCTCTTTCAACATTAATGGCTTTGACAATATTTTTCCAGATGAAAGAATGTTAACTTTGGCTAAATCTAGTAGCAAGGTTCGGTGGTCCCCCTTTTCATTATCTACCAAAGTTCTCCTCCAAAGGCTTCCCTTCTCATTCTCAAATCTCCATATCCATTTATTGAGCAAAGTTAAGTTTTTAGTTTGAAGATCAACCCACATTAAACCACCTAACTCCTTATACGTGAAAATTGAGCACTAGTCCACATAAtggatttttctctcttccataAATCCACTATACAAGACCTTCATTGAATTTTTTCCAGCTCTTGACTTATCTTTACTAGCATTCTAAATATAGACAGGTAAAATATTAGTAAGCTAGCCAATACAGATTTAATAAAAGTAACTTTGCCTCCTATAGACAATAACCTCATTTTCCACCCAACTAATCTACTCTCAAACTTCACTATTGGTCTCCACATTTTCTTAGAATTCTTCTTCGCCCTAAGTGGCAACTTTAAGTACATAAAAGGAAGTTTCCCCACTTTGCACCCAATTCTACTTGCCCATTCCATCACACTACCTTCATCGAGACTCAACCCCCAAATAATCAACTTTTTTGGAAATTAATGCACAAGCTTGAGATCAGCTAAAAAGTCCTTAAAATTCTCTTTATATTCCTAATGGACTCCCATCCAAGTTTGCACATTATGACTATGTTGTCGGCAAATTGTAAATGAGAAACTATAAGCACCCTATTGCTCATTTCAATTCCTTTGCACATTCTTGACCTAACTGCCTCACTCATTAGCACACTAAAGGCCTCCACGATAGAATTAAAcaagaaaaggagaaagaggGAAACCTTGTCTAAGCCCCTTAATCTTAAATTGTCTATTGAGGAACCCATTAACAAGAATTGAAATCCTAGCCTTTGAGATACACTACCTAACCCAATTCCTCCATTTCCCCCTAAAACCTTTTTTTCCTAACATAAAATCCTGGAAATCCCAACTAATTGTTTCATAAGCTTTTCAAAATCAACTTTACAAAACAACCCACATTCCTATATCTCCTCATAACATCAATTACTTCATTTGTTATTAGTGCACAATCAACAAGCTGCCTCCCTTTCAATCACCTCCCCTATGACCAACTTAAGCCTATAAGCAAGAACTTTAGCTATGATCTTATAAATGCTACCTAGTAGACTTATTGGATGGTAATCCCTGATGCTTTTTGGGGAGTTGCATTTAGGAATTAGGGTAAGAAAGGTAGCATTGACGTAACCATCAATACTGCctgtctcgaaaaatttagcTATAAAGCTCATTAGTTTCTCCTTTATCACTCCCCACTACTTCTTAAAGAAATTTAGGTCCTCTTTGTAAATCATGTAAAAGTATTCTGCAATCCTCTCTTTAATCTGTTGGGGTGCCTCTAGTATTTGATTCTGCTTTTTAATACAAGGAATGAGCATGTTTTTTGTATGatatctttaattttatttttaaaagataagTATATTACACAATAAGCATTTCATTattcaacttatttctttggaaaatatttaacttattttataattatttaatcatgTATGTTACTTTTGTATAACACATTAttccatttattttctttcttttttctcttattttttaaattataaaaaggaatagccattcaatcaaagaaaatattgcgtttaaataaaaatataatctttctaaataaacatatatgcatgttttaattgtaatataaaaataaaataaattactatgtttctttagcaaaataaaagtttaaaatcaatttaattacaTAACTATTGATATTAATCACAAATTTATAGGAttaatcataatcttaaaCTGATTGatgtgttttttatttaaaaatttatatagatTCTACGAATTATAccataattaagcatttcaaATGTATTATTTAgctactttttattttttggttaatatttttttattgtatttaatcatgtatattatttttatcacagattattcaattttttacctttttttttctttgtctatttttagttttttttctttcccttttatttttctatcatGGCTCATTGTACCCACTAATTAGGAGCCAAATCGTCGATAAAGAGCCAAATATTGCCCTTTTGAAGGTTGGTGAGAGGGGTAAACTAGATCAGCATCGTCGGTCAGATCTCCTTtccctctctcttttctttccatttcattttctctcttcatCCTCCTTTCCCTTGTCAGAACCACCCTTTTCCTTCACCCTCAACTGTCCATTCCTCTCTCCTCCCTTcttaatttgaaaacaaaaaacaaaaaataccaATTTTAAGCTAAATGTCTTAAAAATcctataaaattcaaaaacattCCACCTAAGTATTAGTTAGGTGTAACCCCTTTTCATCTTATAGTCCATTTTCATATAATGTGCTTGGGTATACATCAAGTGTTACCATTGCTAATCTTATAatccatttttatataatatatttggGTATTATGATCATGTGGCTCTTACCTTGTAGCTTATTTTCATAGAATGTATAGATTATTATGTTAGTAGTAGTTATAAGTAACTAATTTGAAAAAGGCAATCAAAACCTCAAACCAAAGTATGATCCCACTTTACTTTACATTTGCATGAATATAAAATCTTTAAGTCAACCACATGCCTTTTCCCTTAGAACCTAAGATATATCCACACTTGTAGTGCAATGAAAGTAACTTTTTCAAAGTTGCAATGCTAATTATCTTAGAATAAAGGTTATTTCATCTAGTTGATCTGAATTTCTGTGTCCAAAAGCTCGAGGAAATGATCAAGATGGCGATGGAAAGGTTTTATCAAGAAAATAATGCACATAGCgtaaatttctcaaaattccAATGCTAATTACTATAGCATAAAGGTTATTTCATCTTTTTGATCTAACTTTTTGTATCCAGAAACTCGAGGAAGAGAATAAGGTTAAGATCTTAAGGCTTTGTAAAGAAATTAATGCACATAAAGTAAATTTCTCAAAGTTTCAATACTAATTACTATAACATAAAGgttatttcatttctttgatCCAATTTTTTGTGTCTAGAAACTTGAGGAAAAGAATAAGATCGAAATCGAAAGGCTTCGTAAAGATAATGATGCACATAAAGTAAATTTCTCAAAGTTTCAATGCGAATTACTATAttataaaagttattttacCTCTTTGATCTGACTTTTTGTGTCTAGAAACTAGAGGAAACGAACAAAGTTGAGATCGATAGGCTTCGCAAATTAAATGATGGGCATAAAGTAAATTTCTCAGAGTTTCAATGCTAATTACTATAGCATAGTGGTTATTTCATATCTTTGATACGACTCCTTATGTCCAGAAATTCGAGGAAGAGAAAAACGTCGAGATTGAAAGGCTCCGTAAAGAAAATGATGCCTATAAAGTAAATTTCTCAAGGTTCCAATGCTAATTACTATACCATAAAGGTTATTTCATCTCTTTGATCTAACTCTTTGTATCCAGAAACTCGAGGAAGAGAATAAGGTCAAGATTGAGAAGCTTTGTAAAGAAATTGATGcatataaagtaaatttctCAAAGTTTCAATGCTAATTACTATAGCATAAAGgttatttcatttcattaatatgattttttgtGTTTAGAAAATTGAGGAAGAGAACAAGGTCGAAATCGAAAGGCTTCTTGAAGAAAATGCTACATATAAAGTAAGTTTCTTGAAGTTCCAATGCTAATTAACTTAATATAAAAGTTATTTCATCTCTTTGATTTATGTTCAGAAATTAGAGGAACAGAACAAGGTTTCACAAACTAAATGATGGACataaagtaaatttttcaTAGTTTCAACGCTAGTTACTATAGCATAATAGTTATTTCATATCTTTAATATGACTCTTTGTATCCAAAAGCTCAAAAAAGAGAACAAGGTCGAGATCAAGAGGCTCGGTGAAGAAAATGATCCACataaagtaaatttttcaaagttCTAATGCCAATGCTAATTACTATAGCATAATCATCTCTTTAATCGAACTTTTTGTGTCCAGAGACTTAAGGAAGAGATGAATATTGAGATCAAGATAAAAATGAACTTATTAAAGATAATGGGCTCATTTCATCTCATTTCACTCATGCACTGACAATGTATctaattcatgtttatgattACACAAAGGTTTCAAAAATAGCTCGACTACCTGAACCAACTGATCAACGTGTCCATTGCACTCGTCAACTAATGAAAAACATGGAAGAGGAACAACGGAGTCAATTGGATAGGATCAAAAAAGCTCAGGAGGAGATGAAAGACCAATTAGCAAAAATGATAgagttgatgatgaatttcagCAAAGGGAAAAGAGCAGTTGGAGATTTAGCCCCAGTAGAAAACCAAAGCATTGATAATTTGAGAAACGATCAACCTTGTCTCCCAAGATATGCTTCATCCCATGCGCAGACCTCTCAAAGGGTTTACCCGCAAATGGCACCACTGGTTGGAGGATTTCCTTATGCTTACTACAACTTTTCACCTTCACTAGGTCCTCAGCAAGTCCAAGGGCAATTTGGATTAAACTTAGGGATGAATTTTACTAAATCAGTACTAGTCCCTGACGTAGATGATTTAAAAGAGCAAGAGAGgttgaagaaaaattcattagaGATAATAGAAAATGACAATGTTAAGAAGAAGAATGATTTGTTGGAGGAGCGCCTTTGTGCTGTCGAAAGAGTGGATAGATTCGGAACTATGGATGCAACTGAGTTATGCTCGGTACCCGATGTGGTAATTCCCGTCGATTTGTTATAGAGCAAAAGTGGGGAGTGCCGTGTGTCTCCTCAAACATGAGGTGACACATAAAGTGAATTTCTTAAAGTTCCAATTCTAATTACTATAGCATAATTACTATAGTATAAATGTTATTTTAACTCTTTGATATTCTTTTTCTATGCAGAATTTAGTGGAAGAGATGAAGAGGCCTCGCAAAGAAATTAAtacatatcaagtaaaattttcaacattcaaatGCTATAgatagctttaaaattattttatctttttgaacTAACTTTTTGTATCCAAAAATTCATGGAAAGATGCGGAATCTCCATAAAGAGAATAGTATACCTCAAATAAAATACTCAAAATTTCGAtgctaaagtataaaaattatCTAATCTCTTTGATTTGACATTCCATAATGATTGATGAAGGTCGAGTTGGGGTGGTTGCGAAAAAAACGTGAAGAATGCAAAGGGAAAGAGTATCGACGCAGAACAATTAAAACCTTGGAAAGTCTTCTCGTCCAAAACAGTTGTATCTTGATAATACGGGTGAGTGATCGTAGGAAtggaaaaagttttttttttcttggtaaaCTAATGTCTACATATTGCATACaagatgaaaattttgtaattattattttcctctTTATTTGTAGGAGAATACTTCATCTTTAGAAGCAAAACCCAAAATGCTTACAGCTCAATGTATGCTCAAAGCTCACAACGAGGGGGTAAAGATTCCGCTTCAAAATATGGTGGTCAAAATTGAGGACAATGCCTTGTACATCAACTCTAAAAAGCCAGACATGAATTAATGGAGACATTTGAATTTGTTGTTACTTCAACTTTTGTTTATCTTCAAAATCTCTTTACTGAGTTTAAGTTTTGTGTACTAATTAAAGGCCAAAACTATGGCTTGATTTGGTGATGTTATCATTGCTTAAAACAAGgattttaaaagttataacttttatatttaaatttctcTACACAACGATTCTTATTAGTTGTAATgacatttatttcttttaccaAATTAAACTTGGTATAAGCATGCTCGTTAATATTGTATTTTATAATCACTTCATGTTTATTTTAACTACACCTTGATTGTGATTGATAGGATTAGGACCCAAGTGAATGACCCCTAAGGCATAATTATTCCCGCATCAAGGCTTCAATTGATTTTGGAGTTAGGTTTATCTTTTGTACTTCCTTGATTTTAATCTTGTAGATAGGTTTCTAAGGAAgttaatttttagattttttttattataaagggtaatatcattttcttttaacagTTATAGGATAGTTCATCTATTTACAAATGATatagaaataataaataacaaatttcAGTCCAAAAAACACATAAATAACAagtttatcattttatttttataagtaGATAATCAGATTATCAAGGGTATACTTAATAATAAGCccattgattttttattttatttttataagattacATATTACATATAGACTTACAGgtagattatatatatatatataaataagatAATTGATTGGGTCAATTGCTTCACATGTCATTttcaattgattaattttttttacatcttTATGTCAAAACGGTGTTGTTTTGAGCATTTGAAggacttttttctttatccttCCCTATCTCCCAAACTAGGTCGGCTCCTCTCTTAGCCTTGGTTTGTTGTCCTTATTGTCTTCTCCtcattttgttgtttttggcATCTTTGCTTTCGACGATTAATCTCCCAACTGTTGTTAGCCTCTCTTCTGCCCGTCGGACTTTCTCTCCCTCGCCGATACCTCTCCGTAAACCACTAACCACTTGGTTTGGCATCCATATGCATTTTGtgaattttgtctttttccatgataaaaaaaatattatcccAAAATTAACTATGAACTAAAAAGACAATTCatgaagcaaaaaaaaaaaaaaaatgaccatgATGGCAGCGAAGGACTCTTTGAAAAAGAACACCACGCTCTATATACTGGACGATAATCCCGTAAAAGGGTGCGTTTAAGGGAGGAGGATGCGACGGATCTAGGGAAGATGCCAAAGATAATCATGCCCAATAATCCCTCTTTTAGGGATGCATTAATGAACTTGGAAAGCGACACTCTGCTATTAAAGGGCGACTTGTTCTTTGATGAGGATATGGCGCTTGAATAGACTGATATTTCTAGAAACGAGGCAAAGAATGAGGATGATCTAGAGGACAACATGGGAGTTTTTTGGGAAGATACAGTTGACGGGTTTCCTGTGTTAGAAATCTCGGACAAGAAATATGAGGAGCTTGTTAAACAATGGAGCAAAGCAGTTATCGTTAAAATGCTGGGGCGATCAATATCCTACAGATTGTTGTGTGACAAGATCGTTTCATTGTGGAACCCTAAAGGTAAATATTTAGTGGTTGATCTGGACGATGATTGTTTTTTGGTGAAATTCTCAAAGGAAGAGGACTATCTGAGGGCTTTTTTAGACGGTCCTTGGGTGATACAAGGTAGCTACCTGCTTGTACAACCATGGACACCGAATTATGTAAAGGGTGCAAATGATCTACTGCTGTGGTGGCTTGGGTCAAATTCCAAGGGATGCCGCTCCACCTGTGCCACAAATCAGTGCTGAGATGACTGGCATCTCTTTTAGGCCGCCTGTTGAAAATTGATAACTCATGCtcgaaaaagagagaaaagtttGCAAGAATTGCAGTGGAGCTGGATTTAACAAAGCCACTAGTATCACTGGTCTACGTGAAAGGAAGAATGCAGAAGGTTGAATACAAAGGTTTGCTTAGGATTTGTTATACATGTGGGCTGTATGGGCATGTCAAAGAAGAGTGCCAGCATACAGAAACTTCTCGATTTGCTAGTGCAAATGA
Proteins encoded in this region:
- the LOC18586490 gene encoding uncharacterized protein LOC18586490 isoform X8, whose amino-acid sequence is MGQNLEGLNLMMQSNFQQRDGSSFTEDVQPSGASQYQNTLQVNQVPIIQNPREQDWTWQSNSLPNAVPIFIEGPQLGGVSLYQNTLQVPIIQNLGGQDWTWQSNLQPRHAHATNMEPILVVTGGTNSLGADIMEEQSDKKTTDKTDLSQSKSAIRSRGYRAKKQKIEEENKVEIERLLEENATYKVSKIARLPEPTDQRVHCTRQLMKNMEEEQRSQLDRIKKAQEEMKDQLAKMIELMMNFSKGKRAVGDLAPVENQSIDNLRNDQPCLPRYASSHAQTSQRVYPQMAPLVGGFPYAYYNFSPSLGPQQVQGQFGLNLGMNFTKSVLVPDVDDLKEQERLKKNSLEIIENDNVKKKNDLLEERLCAVERVDRFGTMDATELCSVPDVNLVEEMKRPRKEINTYQVELGWLRKKREECKGKEYRRRTIKTLESLLVQNSCILIIRENTSSLEAKPKMLTAQCMLKAHNEGVKIPLQNMVVKIEDNALYINSKKPDMN